One Misgurnus anguillicaudatus chromosome 22, ASM2758022v2, whole genome shotgun sequence DNA segment encodes these proteins:
- the LOC141358771 gene encoding uncharacterized protein: protein MEVETSLPAPPSPPDGSTAPVAPPQPQTPPQPQTPPSSQQNKADEVEDMEVEARFPAPPSPPDGSTVHVASPQTPPQPQTPPQPQPSLSSQQTSADKVEDMEVETSLPSLPPSPDGSTAPVASPQPQTPPQPQTPPQPQMPPSSQQTSADEVEDMEVETSLPSPPPPPDGSTAPVAPPQPQTPPQPQPSSSYQQSNEMELTSIMARLCLTETDIKAQPSPPDGSTAPVASPQTPPQPQTPPQPQTPPQPQTPPQPQTPPQPQTPPQPQTPPQPQTPPQPQTPPQPQTAPQPQTPPQPQTPPQPQTPPQPQTPPQPQTPPQPQTPPQPQTPPQPQTSSSSQQSNEMELTSIMARLWLTETDIKAQHSSPHGLLAEVTPPQAILSPPHRQAPPPASSPQCRAFKRPPPPSQDEMKPTPKTDSRNRLSAEVTPPPAQTPSSAQQNKADTAVADCSSVSQPSTNNSRPIRQVSPPASPRKRPAPKRPASLQDDPDEMEPTPKRPRLCNTDIKAQHSSPHGLLTDVTPPQAQLSPPHRQAPPPASPPQRRALKRPASSQVD, encoded by the exons ATGGAGGTGGAGACTAGTTTACCAGCTCC accTTCACCTCCGGATGGGTCAACCGCTCCGGTTGCACCTCCTCAGCCCCAAACGCCTCCTCAGCCCCAAACGCCTCCATCCTCTCAG CAAAATAAAGCTGATGAGGTGGAGGACATGGAGGTGGAGGCTAGATTTCCAGCTCC accTTCACCTCCAGATGGCTCAACCGTTCATGTTGCGTCTCCGCAGACGCCTCCTCAGCCCCAAACGCCTCCTCAGCCACAGCCGTCTTTGTCCTCTCAG CAAACGAGTGCAGACAAGGTGGAGGACATGGAGGTGGAGACTAGTTTACCATCTCT accTCCATCTCCAGATGGGTCAACCGCTCCGGTTGCATCTCCTCAGCCACAGACGCCTCCTCAGCCCCAAACGCCTCCTCAGCCCCAAATGCCTCCATCCTCTCAG CAAACTAGTGCAGATGAGGTGGAGGATATGGAGGTGGAGACTAGTTTACCATCTCC accTCCACCTCCAGATGGGTCAACCGCTCCGGTTGCACCTCCTCAGCCCCAAACGCCTCCTCAGCCCCAGCCGTCTTCGTCCTATCAG CAAAGTAATGAGATGGAGCTGACATCAATAATGGCCAGACTCTGTCTCACAGAAACTGATATTAAagctca aCCTTCACCTCCGGATGGGTCAACCGCTCCGGTTGCGTCTCCGCAGACGCCTCCTCAGCCCCAAACGCCTCCTCAGCCCCAAACGCCTCCTCAGCCCCAAACGCCACCTCAGCCCCAGACGCCTCCTCAGCCCCAGACGCCTCCTCAGCCCCAAACGCCTCCTCAGCCCCAGACGCCTCCTCAGCCCCAGACGCCTCCTCAGCCCCAAACGGCTCCTCAGCCCCAAACGCCTCCTCAGCCCCAAACGCCTCCTCAGCCCCAAACGCCTCCTCAGCCCCAAACGCCTCCTCAGCCCCAAACGCCTCCTCAGCCCCAGACGCCTCCTCAGCCCCAAACGCCTCCTCAGCCCCAGACGTCTTCATCCTCTCAG CAAAGTAATGAGATGGAGCTGACGTCAATTATGGCCAGACTCTGGCTCACAGAAACTGATATTAAagctca acATTCATCTCCTCACGGGCTGTTGGCGGAGGTCACGCCACCTCAGGCCAT ACTTTCACCTCCTCACAGACAAGCGCCTCCTCCCGCCTCATCTCCACAGTGTCGCGCTTTTAAGCGTCCGCCTCCTCCGTCACAG GATGAGATGAAGCCGACGCCAAAGACGGACAGTCGGAATAGGCTGTCGGCTGAGGTCACGCCGCCTCCGGCCCAGACACCATCGTCTGCTCAG caaaataAAGCAGACACTGCCGTGGCCGACTGTTCTTCAGTTTCTCA ACCTTCAACTAATAACAGTCGGCCAATCCGGCAAGTGTCTCCTCCCGCCTCTCCTCGTAAGCGTCCGGCTCCTAAGCGTCCGGCGTCTTTACAG GATGATCCGGATGAGATGGAGCCGACGCCAAAGAGGCCCAGGCTGTGCAATACCGATATTAAagctca acATTCATCTCCTCACGGGCTGTTGACTGATGTCACGCCACCTCAGGCCca ACTTTCACCTCCTCACAGACAAGCGCCTCCTCCCGCCTCACCTCCTCAGCGTCGTGCTCTTAAGCGTCCGGCGTCTTCACAGGTAGATTAA
- the LOC141358770 gene encoding uncharacterized protein, producing MEPVLSLPWIGEVVPRDEMKPPAPVKEGFPEWKDLWYTLDFSASRKETTTPPSTSAGGTHQENIKDHETKDLKARAEILVFDLVRFSGCGYVSAEFRFKVGRTLVDFALTSEEACSLVRKTLDREMLRLRKEESSPQKLIHLYRFIKRYPMIFVGMKCQLSSWVLEDLYDSDLSSEDESDEVVPAAAPAPADPPAVILPSPPPAHAPADPPAVILPSPPPAPAPADPPAVLLPSPPPAPADPPAVILPSPPPAPADPPAGVPPSPSVSQPSPPDGSTAPVETPQPQTPPSSQQTSADKVEDKKVETSLPSPPSPPDGSTAPVAPPQPQTPPSSQVDCEHY from the exons ATGGAACCAGTGCTGTCTCTGCCGTGGATCGGTGAGGTGGTCCCCAGAGATGAAATGAAGCCACCGGCCCCCGTGAAAG AAGGTTTTCCAGAGTGGAAAGACCTCTGGTACACGTTGGACTTCAGTGCATCTCGTAAGGAGACCACCACACCACCATCCACAAGTGCAGGCGGCACACATCAG GAGAACATCAAGGACCACGAGACTAAAGATCTCAAGGCGAGGGCGGAGATTTTAGTCTTTGATTTGGTCCGTTTCTCCGGATGTGGTTATGTTTCTGCAGAATTCCG ATTTAAGGTAGGGCGAACATTGGTGGACTTTGCCCTGACCTCTGAGGAGGCATGTAGTCTCGTGAGGAAGACTTTGGACCGGGAGATGCTCCGTCTTCGTAAAGAAGAGAGTTCGCCCCAGAAATTGATTCACCTTTACAGGTTCATAAAGAG GTATCCCATGATATTTGTTGGCATGAAGTGCCAACTTTCTTCATGGGTCCTCGAGGATCTTTATGATTCAGACCTCTCTTCAGAGGATGAATCTGATGAGGTTGTACCTGCTGCTGCCCCTGCTCCTGCTGACCCTCCAGCAGTGATCCTTCCCTCTCCTCCTCCTGCACATGCTCCTGCTGACCCTCCAGCAGTGATCCTTCCCTCTcctcctcctgcacctgctcctGCTGACCCTCCAGCAGTGCTCCTTCCCTCGCCACCTCCTGCTCCTGCTGACCCTCCAGCAGTGATCCTTCCCTCGCCACCTCCTGCTCCTGCTGACCCTCCAGCAGGGGTTCCACCCTCCCCTAGTGTGTCTCA accTTCACCTCCAGATGGATCGACTGCTCCGGTTGAGACGCCTCAGCCCCAGACGCCTCCATCCTCTCAG CAAACCAGTGCAGACAAGGTGGAGGATAAGAAGGTGGAGACTAGTTTACCATCTCC accTTCACCTCCTGATGGGTCAACCGCTCCGGTTGCACCTCCTCAGCCCCAAACGCCTCCATCCTCTCAGGTAGATTGTGAACATTATTAG